A genomic segment from Burkholderia plantarii encodes:
- a CDS encoding epoxide hydrolase N-terminal domain-containing protein, which translates to MLNDFGQFKTTIDGLDIHFLYVRSPEPDAIPWLMARGWPGSAITPATKCGTAFVRKAPPKK; encoded by the coding sequence ATGTTGAATGACTTCGGGCAGTTCAAGACGACCATTGACGGCCTTGACATCCACTTCCTATATGTTCGGTCACCTGAACCCGATGCCATTCCATGGCTGATGGCGCGTGGTTGGCCCGGCTCTGCCATTACGCCGGCGACGAAGTGCGGCACAGCGTTCGTGAGAAAGGCGCCGCCGAAGAAGTAA
- a CDS encoding DUF4396 domain-containing protein translates to MTYGTFPPWLNTLSITWIILGAISAGAIIVDELRHPQKMWIMNVVWPLTALFGTVVWGAAYYAWGRNIADAGRRADEQAFAVMAMKGTSHCGAGCTLGDIIVEWSAFAFPALAGWFGWHTVFNEKTFAVWILDFIIAFLLGIVFQYFTVKPMRGLSVGAGVVAAVKADIASITAWQVGMYGLMAIIQFLWFKPAYGGIAKVASPEFWFAMQLAMLAGFATSYPVNWWLIRSGVKEKM, encoded by the coding sequence ATGACCTACGGAACCTTTCCTCCCTGGCTGAATACGCTGTCGATCACTTGGATCATTTTGGGCGCGATATCTGCAGGCGCGATCATCGTTGACGAGCTTCGACACCCCCAGAAGATGTGGATTATGAACGTCGTCTGGCCCCTTACGGCGTTGTTCGGGACAGTCGTATGGGGTGCCGCCTACTACGCGTGGGGACGAAATATCGCCGACGCCGGGCGGAGGGCCGACGAGCAGGCGTTCGCCGTGATGGCGATGAAAGGGACGAGCCACTGCGGTGCCGGCTGTACGCTGGGAGACATCATTGTCGAGTGGTCGGCGTTTGCCTTCCCCGCGTTGGCGGGCTGGTTCGGGTGGCACACGGTGTTCAACGAAAAAACGTTTGCCGTGTGGATCCTCGATTTCATCATCGCCTTTCTGCTCGGCATCGTCTTTCAGTATTTCACCGTCAAACCGATGCGAGGGCTGTCGGTAGGCGCAGGTGTGGTGGCAGCCGTCAAAGCCGATATCGCGTCGATCACTGCTTGGCAGGTGGGCATGTATGGACTCATGGCCATCATCCAGTTCTTGTGGTTCAAGCCGGCTTACGGGGGAATCGCCAAAGTTGCGAGCCCGGAATTCTGGTTCGCCATGCAACTCGCCATGCTCGCGGGATTCGCAACCAGCTATCCCGTCAACTGGTGGTTGATCCGTTCGGGGGTAAAAGAAAAGATGTAA
- a CDS encoding LysR family transcriptional regulator: protein MLDGVSLDHLRTFVAAADAGSFSAAGRAIGRAQSVVSQTIANLEAQLGVALFERVGRYPQLTAQGKNLLDDARRVVMSADALKAKARNLSAGLEPELSIVIDVMFPQSCLTDALGSFKAQFPSTSLRLHVEALGRVAQLVLDGDCSLGVTGTLPFLPPGLAAERLFSEEIVTVVAPASPLASAPRPVALRDLQETTQLVLTDRSSLTSGVDYGVQGKNIWRLADLGAKHAFLRAGLGWGHMPRWLIEQDMAEGRLTRIELEGPSAGMMPFQAVYPSDRLPGPAGRWLLERFRPVSNSVAPE from the coding sequence ATGCTGGACGGCGTCTCGCTCGATCATTTGCGCACCTTCGTCGCTGCAGCCGACGCAGGAAGCTTCTCAGCGGCCGGCCGCGCAATTGGCCGTGCGCAGTCGGTGGTGAGTCAGACCATCGCGAATCTCGAAGCGCAACTCGGCGTCGCCCTGTTCGAAAGAGTCGGGCGTTATCCGCAACTGACCGCGCAGGGGAAGAATCTGCTGGACGATGCCCGTCGCGTGGTCATGAGCGCCGATGCATTGAAAGCCAAGGCCCGCAATCTGTCGGCCGGGCTCGAACCTGAGTTGTCGATCGTGATTGACGTCATGTTTCCGCAGTCATGCCTCACCGATGCCCTTGGAAGTTTCAAGGCGCAATTCCCATCCACGTCGCTGAGGCTTCATGTCGAAGCGTTGGGTCGCGTTGCGCAACTCGTGCTCGACGGTGATTGCAGCCTGGGCGTGACGGGCACGCTGCCCTTTCTGCCCCCGGGGCTTGCAGCCGAACGATTGTTCAGCGAGGAAATCGTGACCGTGGTCGCGCCGGCGTCGCCTCTGGCTTCAGCGCCTAGGCCGGTTGCGCTGCGTGACCTGCAGGAAACCACGCAACTGGTTCTCACCGATCGCTCGTCGCTGACGAGCGGCGTGGATTACGGAGTGCAGGGAAAGAATATCTGGCGGCTGGCCGACCTCGGCGCGAAGCACGCTTTTCTGCGCGCGGGCCTGGGCTGGGGTCACATGCCGCGATGGCTCATCGAGCAAGACATGGCGGAGGGACGTTTGACACGCATCGAGCTGGAAGGGCCATCGGCAGGCATGATGCCTTTTCAGGCCGTCTATCCGTCCGACCGCCTGCCGGGACCGGCTGGCAGATGGCTGCTGGAGCGTTTTCGACCTGTGTCGAACTCGGTCGCCCCGGAATAA
- a CDS encoding NAD-dependent epimerase/dehydratase family protein, whose protein sequence is MIKCVFIVGASGFAGSALARRFLAEGRSVFGLARSDRAEAALTAAGVHPVRGDLDADIAPVLAAARSADATVYAARIAVEREPAVVRALRGCLARTGKTLVFLSGTGVFMQRTGGAWSADSFAEDDPFTPEPLATPRIEAEGIVRGSADDGLRTMVIRPPAIWGPGDDGPVASVYRSVAQTGAACYIGSGLAAYSNVHSDDLARLFSLALERGTSGALYHASAGEIPYRWMADAVARDLNVQTRSLTMDEASEVFGPFGALIHSACSRSRDPRTRSELGWQPIHLDLLSQVGEPRLRALAHPQFKQGVTHEHEHA, encoded by the coding sequence ATGATCAAGTGCGTCTTTATCGTGGGTGCATCGGGCTTCGCGGGCAGCGCGTTGGCGCGGCGCTTTCTAGCGGAAGGACGGTCGGTATTCGGCCTCGCGCGATCCGACCGTGCGGAGGCCGCGCTGACTGCCGCAGGTGTCCATCCCGTGCGCGGCGACCTCGATGCCGACATCGCACCCGTGTTAGCGGCGGCACGTTCGGCCGACGCGACCGTCTATGCCGCCCGGATTGCCGTCGAACGCGAACCCGCCGTCGTCCGGGCGCTCCGTGGGTGCCTGGCGCGCACCGGGAAGACGCTTGTCTTTCTGTCCGGCACCGGCGTTTTCATGCAGCGCACCGGCGGTGCCTGGAGCGCCGACAGCTTCGCTGAAGACGATCCGTTCACGCCGGAGCCATTGGCCACGCCGAGGATCGAAGCGGAAGGCATCGTGCGAGGGTCGGCCGATGATGGCTTGCGTACCATGGTGATCCGGCCGCCCGCGATCTGGGGACCAGGCGACGACGGCCCCGTCGCAAGCGTCTATCGTTCCGTCGCGCAGACCGGCGCCGCCTGCTATATCGGCTCGGGACTCGCCGCTTATTCAAACGTCCATTCCGACGATCTGGCCCGCCTGTTTTCGCTCGCACTCGAACGAGGAACATCGGGCGCGCTCTACCACGCATCCGCTGGCGAGATTCCATATCGCTGGATGGCCGATGCCGTCGCCCGCGACCTGAACGTGCAAACACGCAGTCTGACGATGGACGAAGCATCTGAAGTTTTCGGACCTTTCGGCGCACTCATTCATTCTGCGTGCAGCCGCTCGCGCGATCCCCGAACCCGGTCCGAACTCGGCTGGCAGCCCATTCATCTCGATCTGTTGTCTCAAGTCGGCGAGCCGCGTTTGCGCGCGCTTGCCCATCCTCAATTCAAGCAGGGAGTCACTCATGAACATGAACACGCATGA